In a single window of the Micromonospora sp. WMMD1155 genome:
- a CDS encoding response regulator transcription factor yields the protein MSSSGQPVRVLLADDQHLVRTGFRVILEVEDDIEVVGEAADGERAVSMARATRPDVVLMDVEMPGMDGLEATRQITADGPGAPAVLILTTFDRDDYLFAALRAGASGFLLKNGTPEELVEAIRVLARGDGLLAPEITRRVISTFARPGDPAGTAHRGPEADAALAELTPREREVLVLLAAGSSNAEIAATIHLGEATVKTHVSRVLAKLGLRDRVQAVVFAYENGVVRPGG from the coding sequence ATGAGCAGCTCCGGTCAGCCGGTTCGGGTCCTCCTCGCCGACGACCAGCACCTCGTCCGCACCGGCTTCCGGGTGATCCTCGAGGTGGAGGACGACATCGAGGTGGTCGGCGAGGCCGCCGACGGCGAGCGGGCCGTCAGCATGGCCCGGGCCACCCGCCCGGACGTCGTACTCATGGACGTGGAGATGCCCGGGATGGACGGCCTGGAGGCCACCCGGCAGATCACCGCCGACGGCCCCGGGGCGCCCGCGGTGCTGATCCTGACGACGTTCGACCGCGACGACTACCTGTTCGCCGCGCTGCGGGCCGGGGCCAGCGGCTTCCTGCTCAAGAACGGCACGCCCGAGGAGTTGGTCGAGGCGATCCGCGTGCTGGCCCGGGGCGACGGCCTGCTCGCACCGGAGATCACCCGCCGGGTGATCTCCACGTTCGCCCGCCCCGGCGACCCGGCGGGCACCGCCCACCGGGGCCCCGAAGCCGACGCCGCGCTGGCCGAGCTGACGCCACGGGAACGCGAGGTACTGGTGTTGCTCGCCGCCGGATCGAGCAACGCGGAGATCGCCGCGACCATCCACCTGGGCGAGGCGACGGTGAAGACACACGTGAGCCGGGTGCTGGCCAAACTCGGCCTGCGCGACCGGGTGCAGGCGGTGGTGTTCGCCTACGAGAACGGGGTGGTCCGACCCGGGGGCTGA
- a CDS encoding ATP-binding cassette domain-containing protein, with the protein MTRTLRLDGVDRGFGDRQVLKNVSFEVAAGRMTGFVGANGAGKTTTMRIILGVLSPDAGEVSWGGTKLTRQDRRRFGYMPEERGLYPKMTTREQVTYLGRLHGLDAAAARRSTDTLLERVGLGERGDDLLETLSLGNQQRAQIAAALVHDPEVLVLDEPFSGLDPLAVDTVVTVLRERASAGAPVLFSSHQLDVVERLCDDLVIIGAGVIRAAGSRQELRDSYTVPRFELVVASDAGWVRDHPGVTVVELDGPRVVFDLPAGADEQQVLQAALARGPVRAFRPVSPSLTEIFREVTQ; encoded by the coding sequence GTGACCAGAACGCTCCGCCTCGACGGTGTCGACCGTGGTTTCGGCGACCGGCAGGTGCTCAAGAACGTGTCCTTCGAGGTGGCCGCCGGACGGATGACCGGCTTCGTCGGCGCCAACGGCGCCGGCAAGACCACCACCATGCGGATCATCCTGGGTGTGCTCTCGCCCGACGCGGGCGAGGTGAGCTGGGGCGGTACGAAGCTGACCCGGCAGGACCGTCGACGCTTCGGCTACATGCCGGAGGAGCGGGGCCTCTACCCGAAGATGACCACCCGGGAGCAGGTGACCTACCTCGGCCGGCTGCACGGTCTGGACGCCGCCGCGGCACGACGGTCCACCGACACCCTGCTGGAACGGGTCGGGCTCGGTGAACGCGGTGACGACCTGCTGGAGACGCTGTCGCTGGGTAACCAGCAACGCGCCCAGATCGCCGCCGCGCTGGTGCACGACCCCGAGGTGCTGGTGCTCGACGAACCGTTCTCCGGCCTCGACCCGCTGGCCGTCGACACCGTCGTCACAGTGCTGCGGGAACGGGCTTCGGCCGGAGCGCCGGTGCTCTTCTCCAGCCACCAGCTCGACGTCGTGGAGCGCCTCTGTGACGACCTGGTGATCATCGGAGCCGGGGTGATCCGGGCCGCCGGCAGCCGGCAGGAGCTACGCGACTCGTACACCGTGCCCCGCTTCGAGCTGGTGGTGGCGAGCGACGCCGGCTGGGTCCGCGACCACCCCGGGGTGACAGTGGTCGAGTTGGACGGCCCGCGGGTGGTCTTCGACCTGCCCGCCGGCGCCGACGAGCAGCAGGTGTTGCAGGCAGCCCTCGCCCGCGGCCCGGTCCGCGCCTTCCGCCCGGTCAGCCCCTCGCTCACCGAGATCTTCCGAGAGGTCACCCAGTGA
- a CDS encoding ABC transporter permease — protein sequence MNVTQATRLVAEREIRVKLRDRTFLFGTLFFLLIAAAGTILPPLLSGGPDSVAVTQEAAGPLRDAGLDVRVVADDRAAEQAVRDGDVDAAVVSGPKVLAMDESPTDVVQALSSSPPVQLLDPDAVDPVVAFLVPFVFAFVFFITSQTFGLQIAQSVTEEKQTRIVEILVAAVPVRALLAGKVVAGAILAFAQIALIAVVAVIGLQMGDSGGLLTLLAPAIGWFVPFFVLGFVLLAAMWAAAGALANRQEDIAAVSTPVQLAVMLPFFAVIFLNDNDTAMRVLSYLPFSSPTAMPLRLFTGDAAGWEPIVSLVILVLAAGAFLVAGARVYEGSLLRTNGRTSLRTAWRERETIG from the coding sequence GTGAACGTCACCCAGGCCACCCGGCTGGTCGCCGAACGCGAGATCCGGGTCAAGCTCCGCGACCGTACGTTCCTGTTCGGCACCCTGTTCTTCCTGCTGATCGCGGCGGCCGGCACCATCCTGCCGCCGCTGCTCTCCGGCGGGCCGGACAGCGTGGCCGTCACCCAGGAGGCCGCCGGCCCGCTGCGCGACGCCGGACTCGACGTCCGGGTGGTGGCCGACGACCGGGCCGCCGAGCAGGCCGTCCGCGACGGTGACGTGGACGCGGCTGTGGTCTCCGGTCCGAAGGTGCTCGCGATGGACGAGTCCCCCACCGACGTGGTCCAGGCGCTGAGCAGCTCGCCGCCCGTGCAGCTGCTCGACCCGGACGCGGTCGACCCGGTGGTGGCGTTCCTGGTGCCGTTCGTCTTCGCGTTCGTCTTCTTCATCACCTCGCAGACCTTCGGCCTGCAGATCGCGCAGAGCGTCACCGAGGAGAAGCAGACCCGCATCGTGGAGATCCTGGTCGCCGCCGTGCCGGTCCGAGCGCTGCTGGCCGGGAAGGTGGTGGCCGGTGCCATCCTGGCGTTCGCGCAGATCGCGTTGATCGCGGTGGTGGCGGTGATCGGGCTCCAGATGGGTGACAGCGGGGGCCTGCTCACCCTGCTCGCCCCGGCGATCGGCTGGTTCGTGCCGTTCTTCGTGCTCGGCTTCGTGCTGCTCGCCGCGATGTGGGCGGCGGCCGGCGCGCTGGCCAACCGGCAGGAGGACATCGCCGCCGTGTCGACGCCGGTGCAGCTCGCCGTCATGCTGCCGTTCTTCGCGGTGATCTTCCTGAACGACAACGACACCGCGATGCGGGTGCTGTCCTACCTGCCGTTCTCGTCGCCCACGGCCATGCCGCTGCGGCTGTTCACCGGCGACGCCGCCGGCTGGGAGCCGATCGTCTCGCTGGTCATCCTGGTGCTCGCCGCCGGCGCGTTCCTGGTCGCCGGTGCCCGGGTGTACGAGGGGTCGCTCCTGCGCACCAACGGCCGCACCTCCCTGCGTACCGCCTGGCGGGAGCGGGAGACGATCGGCTGA